The following are encoded together in the Drosophila takahashii strain IR98-3 E-12201 chromosome X, DtakHiC1v2, whole genome shotgun sequence genome:
- the LOC108066898 gene encoding uncharacterized protein, with translation MVGQALIRTPITIMIIPKQPPKKKLSKKEKARLEAEQAELMRIEMEKEKLKKLEEARQRKKLEMEQAKHRQQQEVAENRLRRSQLKDSMLFFDAVRTAIEAIKDGERHERDWEKFMRCNGLPNAASPSDLRKYIHQWHTDIAKRHLESRNWLLRTDERTLLTQDAQVPDLTRISLRQQQGRLGDVYSQRIQEVLGILNELDEMLPFKQKSALIAADLVKLKTEMRVFLKQHLDEFTYKTMSHIERDMEIDRPGVSKHIYNSEVFQSFVWTFSKDAQIALNPKARIGEQSAHNEIDFPTIEMQISLPPTVYLQSSALRGLRLNYDHFSDYCSSYCLKHARSANANILRQTKREWRKRKEILQAMLDECGREIPLSELEQLTQDQHSASSQPPRERSYDVDKLYAEYEDELSKAHRRAIGPEAYGMLETDVNLRKYRIIGGVYCIDFLETPQQDKQLNARSFIRTITSANSLVHKEYYQTYKPPPPVLPGVRRLPEEIEAEMRMIEAALDKLALVTLQLPDSVIWFEPPVACRWETNVETLEMELADGMKPEVAKKSPPGEAGDADDGDATNAVSGTAAATTATPTEATPLSTHAQPSPLKSSPRCPPAAQAHRLRSQKSEISSRQQVLREINDFDLRAIPSDVDLYGLVKDFVVPRLPQGFCVRLEQSTPIMSTGLRKRKVMFLARQAHVRLGQGLDSDWAGVNVNRDQLTMAQEPKGLGAEFLDTEEPAELFPPLCFDKLLKFRQMAPRSKTLVHHPGYLFSQLIEDMDRLWRLQLPRDQQEELIHQISEQLSPTGSRSSEAGVREADGDDGGEAMAENMQPLSQELVDVLQPAAAAAAFAYYTGISFVRDSQLPAEPEPEADRKDKRSNSMDSSEEDDDDDDDVDSLVELLEGGASTAANTLHDLLGPPTNSENSDSESKQKMSNAAAITQGKWSTRDVHDTKFNEDKLSIQFRTGRLGIFGFALNKYSNMPYQTWDLRPDMKNPGTIIFSFTASLISLDMTITESGYTVNNFQGGSTQGITDMIGKTLSLADLKAMLILSAVDIFPDEDAFCYTEGSCEKNYVMEMHCYACLSTLAQSHNFSWSRWNLLAGSRTAVLLVRELIEGKKVPYYSTLLVTPLKTSIIDCTEVSASFNAVGIPGMEYYADLYQLSQAHAQPGSLEKQRTMSPVLRDNVAKILMAIRPLSLC, from the exons ATGGTAGGTCAAGCGCTTATAAGGACGCCAATTACCATAATGATAATCCCAA AACAGCCCCCGAAAAAGAAGCTCTCGAAGAAGGAGAAGGCCCGACTGGAGGCCGAGCAGGCCGAGCTTATGCGGATTGAAATGGAGAAGGAGAA ACTCAAGAAGCTGGAGGAGGCCCGTCAGCGGAAGAAGCTGGAGATGGAGCAGGCGAAGcaccggcagcagcaggaggtgGCCGAGAACCGGCTGCGGAGGTCGCAGCTCAAGGACAGCATGCTCTTCTTCGACGCGGTGCGCACGGCCATCGAGGCGATCAAGGATGGCGAGCGGCACGAGCGGGACTGGGAGAAGTTCATGCGGTGCAACGGGCTGCCGAATGCGGCCAGCCCCAGTGATCTGAGGAAGTACATCCACCAGTGGCACACGGACATCGCCAAGCGGCATCTGGAGTCGCGCAATTGGCTGCTGCGCACCGACGAGCGCACCCTGCTCACCCAGGATGCCCAGGTGCCGGATCTCACGAGGATCTCGCTGCGCCAACAGCAGGGACGACTGGGCGATGTCTACTCGCAGAGGATCCAGGAGGTTTTGGGT ATCCTCAACGAGTTGGACGAAATGCTGCCATTCAAGCAAAAGTCCGCCCTTATAGCCGCCGATCTCGTCAAGCTAAAGACCGAGATGAGGGTGTTCCTCAAGCAACATTTGGATGAGTTCACCTACAAGACCATGTCGCATATTGAAAGGGATATGGA AATCGATAGGCCTGGTGTTTCGAAGCACATCTACAACTCGGAAGTGTTCCAGAGTTTTGTCTGGACCTTCTCCAAGGATGCTCAAAT TGCCCTCAATCCAAAGGCCCGAATTGGTGAACAGTCTGCTCATAACGAGATCGATTTCCCCACCATCGAAATGCAAATCTCATTGCCACCCACGGTTTATCTGCAGAGCTCAGCTTTGCGGGGTCTCCGACTGAACTACGATCACTTTAGTGATTACTGCAGTAGTTACTGCTTGAAACACGCAAGATCGGCCAATGCAA ATATCCTGCGGCAAACGAAGCGGGAGTGGCGCAAGCGCAAGGAGATCCTGCAGGCTATGCTGGATGAGTGCGGCAGGGAGATTCCGCTTTCGGAGCTGGAGCAGCTCACCCAGGATCAGCACTCGGCCAGCTCCCAGCCGCCGCGGGAGCGCAGCTACGATGTGGACAAGCTGTATGCGGAGTACGAGGATGAGCTGAGCAAGGCCCATCGCAGGGCCATCGGACCGGAGGCCTACGGAATGCTGGAGACGGATGTCAATCTGCGCAAATACCGCATCATCGGCGGTGTCTACTGCATTGACTTTCTGGAAACTCCGCAGCAGGACAAGCAGCTCAATGCCAGGTCCTTCATCCGCACCA TCACTTCGGCTAACAGCTTGGTGCACAAGGAATACTACCAGACCTACAAGCCACCGCCTCCAGTTTTGCCGGGAGTGCGACGATTGCCCGAGGAGATTGAGGCTGAGATGAGGATGATTGAGGCGGCGCTGGACAAGCTGGCATTGGTAACGCTGCA ATTACCGGATTCGGTGATTTGGTTCGAGCCACCTGTCGCCTGTCGCTGGGAAACGAATGTGGAGACCTTGGAAATGGAGCTGGCCGATGGCATGAAACCGGAGGTGGCCAAGAAATCGCCGCCGGGCGAGGCAGGCGATGCAGATGATGGCGATGCCACGAATGCGGTGAGTGGTACGGCGGCTGCCAccacggccacgcccaccgagGCCACGCCCCTGTCGACCCACGCCCAACCCAGTCCCCTGAAGAGTTCACCCCGCTGTCCACCGGCTGCCCAAGCCCATCGTTTGCGTTCCCAGAAATCGGAGATTTCCAGCAGGCAGCAGGTGCTGCGTGAAATCAACGACTTCGATCTGCGTGCCATTCCCAGCGATGTGGATTTGTATGGTCTGGTCAAGGACTTTGTGGTTCCCCGGTTGCCCCAAGGATTCTGCGTGCGGCTGGAACAATCGACGCCGATTATGTCGACGGGCTTGCGAAAGCGCAAAGTGATGTTTCTGGCGCGACAGGCACACGTTCGTTTGGGTCAGGGATTGGATTCGGATTGGGCTGGGGTGAATGTCAACCGGGATCAACTGACGATGGCCCAGGAGCCCAAAGGGCTGGGAGCCGAGTTTCTAGACACCGAGGAGCCTGCGGAGCTATTTCCGCCCCTGTGCTTCGACAAGCTACTGAAGTTCCGGCAAATGGCACCGCGTTCCAAGACACTCGTCCACCATCCAGGCTATCTGTTCTCCCAGCTGATCGAGGACATGGATCGTTTGTGGCGCCTCCAGCTGCCCAGGGATCAGCAGGAGGAGCTCATCCATCAGATTTCGGAGCAGCTATCGCCCACCGGTTCGCGATCGAGTGAGGCGGGAGTGAGGGAGGCAGATGGAGACGATGGAGGCGAAGCGATGGCGGAGAATATGCAGCCACTTAGCCAGGAGCTGGTGGATGTCCTGCAGCCCGcggcagccgccgccgcctttGCCTACTACACGGGCATCTCCTTTGTCCGGGACTCACAGCTGCCGGCGGAACCGGAACCGGAAGCCGATCGCAAGGATAAACGATCGAACAGCATGGATAGCAGcgaggaggacgacgacgacgacgatgatgtGGACAGCCTGGTGGAGCTGCTCGAAGGAGGCGCCTCCACGGCGGCCAACACCCTGCACGATCTGCTGGGTCCGCCGACTAACAGCGAGAATAGCGACAGCGAAAG CAAACAGAAAATGAGCAATGCGGCAGCCATAACGCAGGGCAAGTGGAGCACCCGCGATGTCCACGATACCAAGTTCAATGAGGACAAGCTCTCCATACAGTTTCGAACAGGAAGATTGG gtatttttggtttcgcttTGAATAAATACAGCAATATGCCCTATCAAACTTGGGACCTGCGGCCAGATATGAAAAA TCCCGGCACGATAATCTTCAGTTTCACCGCCTCACTGATCAGTTTGGATATGACAATAACCGAATCGGGATATACGGTGAATAATTTCCAGGGAGGCAGCACTCAGGGCATTACCGATATGATAGGAAAGACCCTCTCGCTGGCGGATCTCAAGGCCATGCTGATCCTATCCGCCGTGGACATTTTCCCCGACGAAGATGCCTTCTGCTATACGGAGGGATCCTGCGAGAAGAACTACGTGATGGAGATGCACTGCTATGCGTGTCTCTCCACCTTGGCCCAGTCGCACAACTTCAGTTGGTCGCGATGGAATCTTTTGGCCGGTTCCCGGACGGCGGTCCTTCTCGTTCGCGAGCTGATCGAGGGCAAGAAGGTGCCGTACTACTCCACTCTGTTGGTCACACCACTGAAGACCTCGATAATCGATTGTACGGAGGTATCGGCCAGCTTCAATGCCGTTGGCATTCCGGGCATGGAGTACTATGCCGATCTGTATCAGCTATCGCAGGCCCATGCGCAGCCGGGGAGCCTGGAGAAGCAGAGGACCATGAGTCCCGTGCTCAGGGATAATGTGGCCAAGATTCTGATGGCCATTCGACCACTTAGCTTGTGTTGA